In Synechococcus sp. KORDI-100, a single window of DNA contains:
- a CDS encoding Gfo/Idh/MocA family protein, whose amino-acid sequence MTLPRVAFVGCGFVAQQCHLPSFASLDSCLITHIADPCIDLRQNISMKYGVQFQFNDHMSLLTHQPSGFDAVVVTLPRKLTYKVVSDCVDYGKWVLTEKPLSLNSNISNSLLTKVKSSNVSVMTGYMRQHDEGVNAFRKIICDLGTDSITSIKAHSHMGNSYASPFGDIKGSQFTQINYTEQKFPEWLPTDQYFGFEQFLNVFSHITHLVEYIFDSPLTLISAQVNQNGEGLILCNILDIPVCFELLRGQQHEWREGISILTKTEQISLDLPPAFLRNVPSTVTRKEGSSSTCISQYIPNWSWAFRNQAIAFLDFISSTPSTTDVERALRQVVFAEKLFQHFI is encoded by the coding sequence ATGACTTTACCTCGTGTAGCATTTGTCGGTTGTGGTTTCGTTGCTCAACAGTGTCATTTGCCTTCATTTGCTTCCCTTGACTCATGCCTAATTACGCATATTGCTGATCCATGCATTGATTTAAGACAAAATATCTCCATGAAATATGGAGTGCAATTTCAGTTTAATGATCATATGTCTTTACTTACCCATCAACCTTCAGGTTTTGATGCTGTTGTTGTCACTTTACCTAGAAAACTTACTTATAAAGTTGTCAGTGATTGTGTTGATTATGGCAAGTGGGTTTTAACTGAGAAGCCACTTAGTCTTAATTCAAATATAAGTAATAGCTTGCTGACTAAAGTTAAAAGTTCAAATGTCTCCGTTATGACTGGTTATATGAGGCAGCACGATGAAGGCGTGAATGCTTTTAGAAAAATCATCTGTGATCTTGGTACGGATTCTATTACTTCTATTAAGGCTCATTCTCATATGGGAAATTCCTACGCAAGCCCGTTTGGTGATATTAAAGGGTCCCAATTCACTCAGATAAATTATACTGAGCAAAAGTTTCCTGAATGGTTGCCCACTGATCAGTATTTTGGTTTTGAACAATTTCTTAATGTATTTTCTCATATCACTCATCTTGTTGAATATATCTTTGATTCACCTCTTACGCTCATATCTGCACAAGTCAATCAAAATGGCGAGGGTTTGATTTTATGCAATATATTAGATATACCTGTTTGCTTTGAGTTATTGCGTGGTCAACAACACGAATGGCGTGAGGGCATTTCCATTTTAACCAAGACAGAGCAGATATCCCTAGATTTACCACCTGCTTTCCTTCGAAATGTTCCTTCTACAGTAACTAGAAAGGAAGGTTCTAGCTCTACGTGTATTTCTCAATACATCCCAAATTGGAGTTGGGCTTTTAGAAATCAAGCAATCGCATTTCTTGATTTTATTTCCTCCACCCCGTCCACCACGGATGTTGAGCGTGCCTTACGACAAGTGGTATTTGCCGAGAAGCTTTTTCAACATTTTATATGA
- the lhgO gene encoding L-2-hydroxyglutarate oxidase: MAYKYSDFVIIGAGSVGLWVGNQLRLHYSKASITILEKEDAIGMHTSGRNSGVLHAGIYYEPGSVKAQISIAGSKALHKWIDERDLPINKCGKVIIPQKDDLDSQLDLLAERGRKNGAKVKLIDSEELATICPYAKTPTGRALWSPNTSVTNAKIVISRLAQELEELDVEIFLGQKKYRVDAEKNKIKFGDGSNLQYGHLINCSGLQADMIAKEFDVGKELKLIPFKGIYWTVTQKSSIKIRTNIYPVPDLNLPFLGVHFTPSCDEIPCVSIGPTATPALGRENYNWLEDIEPIMTLSNIKTMASQYICNSNNFRQYMHEQFLLFVKPIMIKQAKMLVPDIELSDIEKSAKVGIRPQLFNTKNSSIEKDFLCVTRENSTHILNAISPAFTASSSLANLVLEKAQLIEKV; encoded by the coding sequence ATGGCTTATAAGTATAGCGACTTCGTAATTATAGGTGCTGGTAGTGTCGGATTATGGGTAGGGAATCAATTAAGACTCCATTATTCAAAAGCCAGCATTACAATACTTGAAAAAGAAGATGCAATTGGAATGCATACTTCTGGAAGAAATAGTGGTGTATTACATGCTGGAATATATTACGAGCCTGGATCAGTTAAAGCTCAGATTTCGATTGCCGGATCGAAGGCTTTGCATAAATGGATAGACGAAAGAGACCTACCAATCAACAAATGTGGAAAAGTAATTATTCCTCAAAAAGACGACTTAGACAGCCAACTAGACTTGCTAGCTGAGCGTGGCAGAAAGAATGGTGCAAAAGTAAAATTAATTGATTCTGAGGAACTGGCAACAATATGCCCATACGCAAAGACGCCCACAGGAAGAGCTCTTTGGAGCCCAAACACAAGTGTTACGAATGCAAAAATAGTAATTAGTCGATTAGCTCAAGAGCTTGAAGAGTTAGATGTGGAAATTTTTCTAGGACAGAAAAAATACAGGGTTGATGCTGAAAAAAACAAAATCAAATTTGGTGATGGATCAAATCTGCAATACGGCCACTTGATAAATTGCAGCGGTCTTCAGGCTGATATGATTGCAAAAGAATTTGATGTAGGAAAGGAGTTGAAACTTATTCCCTTTAAAGGAATCTACTGGACAGTAACTCAGAAAAGCTCTATAAAAATAAGAACAAACATTTATCCGGTGCCTGATTTGAATCTACCCTTTCTAGGTGTGCACTTTACGCCAAGTTGTGATGAAATACCATGTGTCAGTATAGGTCCAACAGCAACGCCTGCTCTAGGTCGAGAAAATTATAACTGGCTTGAAGATATCGAACCAATCATGACATTGTCAAATATTAAAACAATGGCCAGTCAATATATATGCAACTCCAACAATTTCAGGCAATATATGCATGAACAGTTTTTGTTATTTGTTAAGCCTATAATGATTAAGCAAGCAAAAATGCTCGTTCCGGATATCGAACTTAGTGATATCGAGAAAAGCGCCAAAGTCGGTATCCGGCCTCAACTATTCAATACAAAGAATAGTTCTATTGAAAAAGATTTTTTATGTGTAACAAGAGAGAACAGCACTCACATACTCAATGCAATTTCCCCGGCGTTTACTGCTAGCTCGAGTCTTGCTAACTTAGTACTTGAGAAAGCACAATTGATAGAGAAAGTCTAA
- a CDS encoding sugar nucleotide-binding protein — MIVGGTSQLANYFINHSIFPFFDASRTQSSTIYCDLAYLDTQVFDEYRFSHALILASITNIAYVESNPEIAYKVNYQGIIELIDYLNGIGTKCLFFSSSTVFSGSSRSQSENSPTHPNTYYGLLKCMVEDHIKLNELNTILRLTKVFSKNSILQDWFTSMNSGFPVNAFTDLKVAPLMPSNVFALVNRWICNDTNSSIIHCTSDTDLTYYDLAKRLCLAKNLPTSAVMGSLSPTSIIYKPQYANLTCFNPCSMTLSLDEVLTELFNGII; from the coding sequence TTGATTGTTGGTGGTACCAGTCAACTTGCTAATTATTTCATTAATCATTCTATTTTTCCTTTTTTTGATGCCAGCAGAACCCAGTCCTCAACCATCTACTGTGATCTTGCCTACCTAGACACGCAGGTCTTTGACGAATATCGTTTTTCACATGCCCTGATCCTTGCTTCAATCACAAATATTGCCTATGTTGAATCTAACCCTGAGATTGCTTATAAGGTTAATTATCAAGGCATCATTGAGTTAATAGATTATTTAAATGGCATTGGAACAAAGTGTTTATTTTTCTCCTCATCAACTGTGTTTTCAGGTTCTTCACGCAGCCAATCTGAAAATTCTCCAACACACCCAAATACATATTATGGTCTTCTCAAATGTATGGTTGAGGACCATATTAAATTGAATGAGCTCAATACTATTTTGAGGTTGACAAAAGTCTTCTCCAAGAATTCTATTTTACAGGATTGGTTCACTTCGATGAACTCCGGCTTTCCTGTCAATGCGTTTACTGATTTAAAAGTTGCCCCATTAATGCCTTCTAATGTATTCGCTTTAGTTAATCGTTGGATCTGCAACGATACAAATTCCTCTATTATTCATTGCACATCCGATACTGATTTAACATACTATGACCTTGCTAAAAGACTTTGTTTGGCCAAAAATCTACCTACCTCTGCTGTCATGGGTTCTCTTTCCCCAACTTCTATTATCTATAAACCGCAGTACGCCAACCTCACTTGCTTTAATCCATGTAGTATGACACTCTCCCTTGATGAGGTGCTTACTGAACTTTTTAACGGTATTATATAG
- a CDS encoding TIGR04372 family glycosyltransferase: MDKGALIDTFAPDKGSTHRDFHKLARKFDLIDVVADWLIDYESVYHSLILKGTNKEPVNHFEDTQQAVMKCMEDYANRMNETDITTSLNEIYQIVRSQDIKIAETLKVRLQFNIKYCIKCLKYIYLDGEKVNKNMSIVAMINILFLCKNFACSNLGNKFIASILETVQNKFDSLDDNIRSILWTAWEFSTTEKNKNVLEVQDRKVADMSNQLRTRTGSSLYAFGHLLTCYENLIRLSTLKNIDQIHEIFLSPSNVANSALALLLIEKAEAMGNNVKLYKTDRELIKGDKFKRKELLPTLDNTYMLNKLRSEQWMYNEEEYKRCTEVSKNFWQRASNELGSQLYTHRKRYACLYLRDNTYKREPDEEIHLNSDRNSHPSNYEFLPDLLDKYDLDLIRTGEPGQPKMETNAKNYFEYNRSKFKCDLNDIYLLAMSEFYIVGGYGGGATASGIFNIPVLYLNFPLTRRGFFNPYSVIVPLRYYKDGRELSINEILEATRGGCHDATALIRQGITWKEQNSEVIKNAVKKFMSCVYSEEFFKNARQTFDKIKLDSDRLLIHQMTKKSQEFSALIIN; encoded by the coding sequence GTGGATAAGGGAGCATTGATTGATACTTTTGCACCTGATAAAGGCTCAACTCACAGAGACTTCCACAAATTGGCTAGAAAATTTGACTTGATTGACGTAGTGGCCGATTGGCTTATTGATTACGAATCCGTATACCATAGTTTGATATTGAAAGGAACAAATAAAGAGCCAGTAAATCACTTTGAAGACACACAACAAGCAGTGATGAAATGCATGGAGGATTATGCAAATAGAATGAATGAAACGGATATCACTACATCACTAAATGAGATATATCAAATCGTAAGATCACAAGATATAAAAATCGCAGAAACACTCAAAGTGCGTTTGCAGTTCAACATTAAATATTGTATCAAGTGCTTAAAATACATCTATTTAGATGGCGAAAAAGTAAACAAGAATATGTCAATAGTTGCAATGATAAATATATTATTTTTATGCAAAAACTTTGCTTGTTCTAATTTGGGGAATAAATTTATTGCCTCTATACTAGAAACAGTCCAAAATAAATTTGATTCTCTTGATGACAATATCAGGAGTATCTTATGGACTGCATGGGAATTCTCAACAACAGAAAAAAATAAGAACGTACTGGAAGTACAAGACAGAAAAGTAGCGGATATGAGTAATCAGCTCAGGACAAGAACAGGCAGCTCATTATATGCTTTTGGACACCTACTAACTTGCTACGAAAATCTTATCAGGCTTAGCACGTTGAAAAATATTGATCAAATCCATGAAATATTCTTGAGTCCGAGTAATGTGGCAAATAGTGCTCTGGCTTTACTATTAATCGAAAAAGCCGAAGCAATGGGAAATAATGTCAAATTGTATAAGACAGATAGAGAACTTATAAAGGGTGACAAATTTAAAAGAAAAGAGCTTCTACCAACACTGGACAATACATATATGTTGAATAAACTAAGATCGGAGCAGTGGATGTATAACGAGGAAGAATACAAGAGGTGTACAGAAGTTAGTAAGAATTTTTGGCAAAGAGCATCCAATGAACTTGGGAGCCAGTTATACACTCACCGTAAACGATACGCTTGCTTATATTTAAGAGATAATACGTATAAAAGAGAACCAGACGAGGAAATTCATTTAAACAGTGATAGAAATAGCCACCCCTCTAATTATGAGTTTCTGCCAGATTTATTAGACAAATATGATTTAGATCTAATAAGAACTGGAGAACCAGGACAACCAAAAATGGAAACAAATGCAAAAAATTATTTTGAATATAATAGATCTAAGTTCAAGTGTGACTTAAACGATATATATTTATTAGCAATGAGTGAATTTTATATCGTAGGTGGTTATGGCGGAGGTGCGACAGCAAGCGGAATATTTAACATACCAGTGTTATATTTAAACTTCCCTTTGACAAGAAGAGGATTTTTTAATCCATACTCTGTTATTGTGCCATTGAGATACTACAAGGATGGTAGAGAATTATCAATTAATGAAATTTTAGAGGCAACGAGAGGTGGTTGCCATGATGCGACGGCATTAATTAGGCAGGGAATTACATGGAAAGAGCAAAATAGTGAAGTAATAAAGAATGCTGTCAAGAAATTTATGAGTTGTGTATACTCAGAAGAATTTTTCAAAAATGCAAGACAAACTTTCGATAAGATCAAACTTGACAGCGACAGACTTCTTATCCATCAGATGACAAAGAAAAGTCAGGAATTTAGCGCATTAATTATAAATTGA
- a CDS encoding methyltransferase, TIGR04325 family, translating to MNTLVSDLLSAGRLQEAEWLIRRGASAPFDLSELARRLGTDLDVNSFFISPGYYAPLTSWADAQVCCGEGYEASSVVEQYRNNASQASSPYALGQSIGSYAIRQLAALQHVWLSLGRPCPFRVLDFGGALGTHFHALVTHWPWGPLHWTVCETPAVVSVGQEEFGLHSPQGHQLCFSSDVQAVLNVGVDLVFASCSLQYLEHLQPILDFFRLAPWLLIDRVPLIDHSTDLIDIQVVPASYTDTRYPGWKFAASSWLSRLNNTGFELVFQWLVPEDRWSILDLDTGSMRWQAHHDHGFLLRREHNLRTDQTLMKF from the coding sequence ATGAATACTTTAGTATCTGACCTTTTATCTGCTGGTCGCCTCCAGGAGGCTGAATGGTTGATACGTCGTGGTGCTTCTGCACCTTTTGATCTAAGTGAACTTGCTCGACGGTTAGGGACTGACCTTGATGTAAATTCCTTTTTTATCTCTCCGGGATATTACGCCCCTTTGACTAGTTGGGCTGACGCCCAGGTCTGTTGCGGTGAGGGCTATGAAGCGTCTTCAGTTGTTGAACAGTATAGGAATAATGCTAGTCAAGCATCGTCACCTTACGCGCTGGGCCAATCGATCGGTTCTTATGCCATTCGTCAGCTTGCGGCTCTTCAACATGTCTGGCTCTCCTTGGGTCGTCCTTGTCCCTTTCGTGTCTTGGACTTTGGAGGTGCGCTCGGAACTCACTTCCATGCCCTAGTAACACACTGGCCTTGGGGACCACTCCATTGGACGGTTTGTGAGACACCTGCTGTCGTATCTGTAGGTCAAGAAGAGTTTGGACTTCACTCTCCTCAAGGTCACCAATTGTGTTTTTCCTCCGACGTTCAGGCAGTTTTGAATGTAGGTGTTGATCTTGTTTTTGCTAGTTGCAGTCTTCAATATCTTGAGCATCTTCAGCCAATTCTTGACTTTTTTCGTTTAGCACCTTGGTTGTTGATCGATCGGGTCCCCCTTATTGACCACTCAACCGACCTGATTGACATTCAGGTTGTGCCCGCCAGCTACACTGATACTCGTTATCCAGGTTGGAAATTTGCTGCTTCGAGCTGGTTGTCTCGGCTGAATAACACTGGCTTTGAGCTTGTGTTCCAGTGGCTAGTGCCTGAGGACCGTTGGTCCATCCTTGACCTGGACACTGGCAGTATGCGCTGGCAGGCTCATCATGACCATGGCTTTCTTCTTCGGCGAGAACATAACCTGCGCACCGATCAGACCCTTATGAAGTTTTGA
- a CDS encoding nucleotidyltransferase family protein, which produces MGTNGRVKTLLLAAGYGTRLQPITNKTPKCLVEVGGRPLLEHWLRLMESAKCDKILINTHYLSEQVNSFLQRRSKGSVPIKVTHEKELLGTAGTLIENRRFFGSGTGMMVHVDNMAFLNIDSLIEAHQDRPKGCLLTMLTFSTPNPSECGIVELDKNGVVQRFHEKSKNPPGNIANGAVYLFEKDLLDYMETTSAKISDFSTEVLPNLEGRIYTVHTDHPYIDIGTPERLSLARSLWPN; this is translated from the coding sequence ATGGGCACTAATGGCAGAGTAAAAACATTACTTTTAGCAGCAGGATATGGAACTAGACTGCAACCAATAACAAATAAGACACCAAAATGCCTCGTAGAAGTTGGAGGAAGGCCATTACTTGAGCATTGGTTAAGGTTGATGGAGTCAGCTAAATGCGACAAAATTCTTATAAATACACATTACCTATCGGAGCAAGTAAATAGTTTTCTACAAAGAAGATCAAAAGGATCTGTGCCAATCAAGGTTACGCATGAGAAAGAGCTGCTAGGAACGGCAGGAACATTAATAGAAAATAGGCGATTTTTTGGGAGCGGAACAGGAATGATGGTTCACGTTGATAATATGGCATTTCTAAACATCGATTCGTTAATCGAGGCACATCAAGACAGGCCAAAAGGGTGTCTTCTAACAATGCTTACATTTAGCACACCAAATCCGTCTGAGTGTGGAATTGTAGAGCTAGATAAAAACGGTGTTGTACAAAGATTTCACGAGAAATCTAAAAATCCACCTGGGAACATTGCTAACGGTGCAGTTTACTTATTTGAGAAGGATTTGCTTGATTATATGGAAACGACATCAGCCAAAATAAGCGATTTCAGCACAGAGGTTTTGCCAAACTTAGAGGGGAGGATATACACAGTACATACCGATCACCCATATATAGACATAGGCACTCCAGAAAGGCTATCGTTAGCAAGAAGTCTCTGGCCAAATTGA
- a CDS encoding NAD(P)-dependent oxidoreductase, which translates to MVSNAIVTGGCGFIGSNLLLDLVRRGFTCSSIDSMIPEYGANLKNIESMIHNSSINFNISDIRDSSSLQWLLKDAQLIFNLAGQTSHMDSMKDPFTDLDINARAQLSILEVCRKVNPRIRIIFASTRQIYGRPHYLPVDEAHLLRPVDVNGINKLAGENYHLLYSEVYGIPSTVLRLTNTYGPRMRIRDSRQTFLGIWIRNLLLGKPFEVWGGSQLRDYTYVDDCISAMQLAATSEQAIGQIYNLGGCGEPVTLLQTAETLVSAARSLDIPIASKPFILRDYPSEHKKIDIGDYYADYRKISHELGWKPEVSLFEGLTRTLSFYSSQIEHYL; encoded by the coding sequence ATGGTTTCCAACGCGATTGTGACCGGGGGCTGCGGTTTTATAGGAAGCAATCTTCTTTTAGACTTGGTTCGTCGTGGTTTCACATGTTCATCAATAGATAGCATGATCCCTGAATATGGGGCAAATCTTAAAAATATTGAGTCAATGATTCATAATAGTTCCATTAATTTTAATATTTCTGATATTAGGGATTCTTCTTCATTGCAATGGTTGCTGAAGGATGCGCAATTGATTTTTAATCTCGCCGGCCAAACAAGTCATATGGATTCTATGAAAGATCCTTTTACGGACTTAGACATCAATGCCCGCGCCCAGTTGTCAATTTTAGAGGTTTGTCGAAAAGTTAACCCCAGAATTCGTATTATCTTTGCCTCAACTCGTCAAATTTACGGTCGACCTCATTATCTTCCTGTTGATGAAGCACATCTTCTACGACCAGTTGACGTAAACGGTATCAACAAGTTGGCTGGTGAAAATTACCACCTCCTATATTCTGAGGTTTATGGCATTCCTTCTACTGTTTTGCGGCTAACTAACACATATGGTCCCCGTATGCGAATTAGGGATTCAAGGCAAACATTTCTCGGAATCTGGATCAGAAACTTATTACTTGGTAAACCTTTTGAAGTCTGGGGAGGTTCGCAACTACGAGATTATACTTATGTTGATGATTGTATTTCTGCTATGCAGCTTGCTGCTACTAGTGAACAAGCAATTGGTCAGATCTATAATCTAGGAGGTTGTGGCGAGCCTGTAACCCTTCTCCAAACAGCTGAAACCTTGGTTTCTGCTGCTCGAAGTCTTGATATCCCTATAGCTTCTAAGCCCTTCATCTTGCGTGATTATCCTTCAGAACACAAGAAGATTGATATTGGTGATTACTATGCTGATTACAGAAAAATTTCTCATGAACTCGGTTGGAAGCCTGAAGTCAGCCTCTTTGAAGGCCTTACGCGAACACTATCTTTTTATTCTTCCCAAATAGAGCACTATTTATGA
- a CDS encoding class I SAM-dependent methyltransferase has translation MSALHKSTSRNYLARVNDREYPKEKAARIAKKWDFDYWDGDRRICYGGYKYIEGRWASLAQKLVSHYCLTERSKILDIGCGKGYLLYDISKIINPKEIYGLDISEYAITNGKKEIKNRLFQGNCTQLPWPDNYFDFVISINTLHNLCIYDLKKAISEIQRVTKKNSYICVESYRDEIEKTNLLYWQVTCESFYNTKEWEWIFNEYEYTGDYSFIFFE, from the coding sequence ATGAGCGCGCTTCACAAGAGCACTAGCCGGAATTACTTAGCAAGAGTAAACGACAGAGAATATCCAAAAGAAAAAGCTGCAAGAATTGCAAAGAAATGGGATTTTGATTATTGGGATGGTGATAGACGAATATGTTATGGGGGTTATAAATATATTGAAGGAAGATGGGCATCGCTAGCCCAAAAACTTGTATCACACTATTGCTTAACAGAAAGATCTAAAATACTAGACATAGGATGCGGAAAAGGGTACCTTCTTTATGATATAAGTAAGATTATTAATCCAAAAGAGATATATGGCTTAGATATATCCGAATACGCGATAACAAATGGAAAAAAAGAGATAAAAAACAGACTTTTTCAAGGGAACTGCACTCAATTACCATGGCCAGACAACTACTTTGATTTTGTAATTTCAATTAATACCTTACACAATTTGTGTATTTACGACTTGAAGAAGGCAATAAGTGAAATTCAAAGAGTAACGAAAAAAAACAGCTACATATGCGTTGAAAGTTACCGAGACGAGATAGAAAAAACAAATTTATTGTATTGGCAAGTAACATGCGAATCGTTCTATAACACAAAAGAGTGGGAATGGATCTTCAATGAATACGAATATACAGGAGATTACTCTTTTATATTCTTTGAATAG
- a CDS encoding SIS domain-containing protein: MQTSFLTEAHSYLKLLQEGFTDEALETVQQLASDLLEVWTSGNQVLICGNGGSAANALHIANDFHYGIGACGNGPFIPGLKVEALPSNPAIITCLANDTGFENIFKLQLQVKGQKNDVLIALTGSGNSENIVRAIKYSRELGMRNYVITAFDGGRCKKIADNAIHIPINDMQIAEDSQLLIAHICMQWLNKNKPSTIKPLK, encoded by the coding sequence ATGCAAACTAGCTTCTTGACTGAAGCACACAGCTATCTGAAGTTGCTACAAGAGGGTTTCACAGATGAAGCTCTAGAAACCGTTCAACAGCTTGCCAGTGATCTTCTAGAGGTCTGGACATCAGGCAATCAAGTTCTCATATGCGGAAACGGTGGAAGTGCTGCAAACGCACTGCACATAGCGAACGACTTTCACTATGGAATAGGTGCATGTGGAAATGGACCTTTTATACCCGGGTTAAAAGTCGAGGCATTGCCATCAAACCCTGCAATTATTACATGTTTAGCAAATGATACGGGTTTTGAAAATATTTTTAAGCTTCAGCTTCAAGTAAAAGGTCAGAAGAATGATGTACTTATAGCGCTTACAGGCAGTGGAAATTCAGAAAATATCGTCAGGGCAATTAAATACTCGAGGGAGTTAGGAATGCGCAATTATGTAATAACGGCATTTGACGGAGGCCGATGCAAGAAGATTGCAGATAATGCTATACACATACCAATCAACGATATGCAAATAGCAGAGGATAGCCAATTGCTCATTGCACATATATGCATGCAATGGTTAAATAAAAACAAACCTAGTACTATAAAGCCATTAAAATGA
- a CDS encoding class I SAM-dependent methyltransferase: MAGLGRVLEIGSSDCLGAPIVADKVGKLVCIEEHAGLYNSARSLVKQMNIDIELHNASFPCDYEKIDFLGENKLTFDGIYCLDVLEHIQPAEAADFTKKCSEILVDSGVFVCGIPSLESQKYASPASKAGHVNCMSSEDYKIFLSDFFENVFIFGINDETLHTGFGAMCHYLLALCVTPKK, encoded by the coding sequence ATGGCAGGACTTGGGCGAGTTCTGGAGATTGGTTCATCTGATTGTCTAGGGGCTCCAATAGTTGCCGATAAAGTGGGCAAACTTGTATGCATAGAAGAACATGCAGGTTTATATAATTCGGCACGTTCTCTAGTAAAGCAGATGAATATAGATATTGAATTGCATAATGCATCATTTCCATGTGATTACGAGAAAATAGATTTTCTAGGTGAAAATAAGTTGACATTTGATGGGATTTATTGTCTGGATGTACTGGAACACATTCAACCAGCTGAAGCAGCAGACTTTACAAAGAAATGCAGTGAAATTCTGGTCGATTCAGGTGTTTTCGTATGCGGTATTCCTAGCCTAGAATCACAAAAATACGCAAGTCCTGCATCTAAAGCCGGCCATGTGAATTGTATGAGTAGCGAAGACTATAAGATTTTTCTTTCAGATTTTTTTGAAAATGTGTTTATATTTGGTATAAATGATGAAACACTACACACGGGATTTGGAGCAATGTGCCATTACTTGCTTGCACTATGCGTAACCCCGAAAAAATAA
- a CDS encoding class I SAM-dependent methyltransferase, with product MGSCYNIYISYYVVHHKRNVCRLCGSADVSCIIPLKSVPIGEHYNSSPDRDAQRYPLDIYQCNHCDAVQTMDEIDPDFLWKDYTYFSGQTDKIVEHFEEFSTDLIMKYFPTDCMPYVLDIGSNDGSLLLEFKKLGCKIQGIDPAQTVVSAALQKGVETCLGLFNLESSERFFGDRKFDLITAFNVFAHSADMISMGAAVAKCLSKNGLFCFEVQYLTDIIDKKILGTFFHEHMIHYSYYSAQNFLSQFGLGIIDYERNNIQNGSIIFHVAHKNSDMASRHTNHEKLGKLALEETNFFDDQRLWIDTFNTSLVETKASFRNFLAVNNIETLPAYGAARSGPTLAIQFGFENYLSSFFDDHLSKVNKFSPLKGLPVFPTSQLDANLHPFVVITAYIHYKNIIRKHHDFLVSGGIFLLVWPNFEIITIDNYSDFLA from the coding sequence ATGGGTTCCTGCTATAATATTTATATTAGCTATTATGTTGTGCATCACAAGCGTAATGTTTGCAGATTGTGCGGTAGCGCAGATGTTAGCTGCATAATTCCCTTGAAGTCTGTACCAATTGGCGAACATTATAATTCTTCTCCTGACAGAGATGCACAACGTTACCCTCTAGATATATATCAATGCAACCATTGTGATGCCGTTCAAACAATGGACGAGATTGATCCTGACTTCTTGTGGAAAGACTATACATATTTTTCAGGCCAGACTGACAAAATTGTCGAACATTTTGAAGAGTTTAGCACAGACTTGATTATGAAGTATTTTCCTACTGATTGTATGCCTTACGTTCTAGACATAGGCAGTAATGATGGCTCTCTGTTGTTAGAATTTAAAAAACTGGGATGTAAAATTCAAGGAATAGACCCAGCTCAAACAGTAGTTTCAGCCGCATTACAGAAAGGAGTAGAGACATGTCTTGGCTTATTCAACCTAGAATCTTCTGAGCGATTTTTCGGTGATCGCAAGTTTGATTTGATAACCGCTTTTAATGTATTTGCGCATTCTGCGGATATGATTTCAATGGGTGCCGCAGTTGCTAAATGCCTTAGCAAAAATGGTCTATTTTGTTTTGAAGTACAGTATTTGACAGACATCATTGATAAGAAAATTCTAGGTACATTTTTTCACGAGCATATGATCCATTACTCTTACTATAGCGCGCAAAATTTCCTGTCTCAGTTTGGTCTTGGAATAATCGACTATGAACGTAATAATATACAAAATGGTAGTATTATCTTTCATGTGGCTCATAAAAACTCTGACATGGCCTCTAGGCATACTAATCACGAAAAGCTTGGTAAGTTAGCTCTGGAAGAAACTAATTTCTTTGATGATCAGCGTTTATGGATTGATACTTTCAATACATCTCTCGTTGAAACTAAAGCAAGCTTTAGGAATTTTCTAGCTGTTAACAATATTGAAACTTTGCCAGCTTACGGTGCAGCTAGATCAGGTCCAACATTAGCCATTCAATTTGGATTCGAAAACTATCTCTCATCTTTCTTTGATGATCATCTATCAAAAGTCAATAAGTTTTCTCCGTTAAAAGGTTTACCAGTCTTTCCAACTTCACAGCTCGACGCTAACTTGCATCCTTTTGTCGTTATAACGGCTTATATTCATTATAAAAATATAATTCGTAAGCATCATGACTTCCTTGTTTCGGGAGGAATATTTCTATTAGTGTGGCCCAATTTTGAAATCATTACCATCGACAACTATTCTGATTTCTTGGCATGA